The sequence AGTATAAGGGACTGTATTGGAGAGTAGGTATAGATAACCATTAGACAGGCACAAAATCCAGGGCTATTGGGTGGGAAGAGACTCGTAAACATCAGGAGCTCTGAAATGTAGAAAGACATGTAGAGGAGTAGGAGACAGCCAACAGTACGTGCTGCTCGTTCTCTTGCTTCTGCATGTGGACTCTGAACACTGCTTGTGTTCTCTAGCTTGTTACTAGCGGACATAAGTGACTTAAGGATAATTCCATTGGAAATAGCAACCAGCAGTAAAGGTAATGAGCTGCCAATAATACTGGTAGGAAGCAGGTATGTGATACTCAACTTTGGAGCATTCATTTCCAAAGTCTGGTTACTTGAGAAATTCCCAATAACTGGTTCTCTGTAGGTGCTCCAGAAAACCGGAACACTTATAATTACAGCCACAAAGAATGAAGTGACAAGAAAGCATGGCACCAGTGTGGCAATTTCCATTTTGAGGCGCATCAAAAAAGGATGGGTGAAAATGACAATCTGCAAGCAGTAGtaaacacaaaggcagacagtgaaCCAAAAACTGGAGAAGATAGGAATGAACAACAAGACTTTAATAGTAGTACAAACTCCATCAGAGTAGTAAAGATCACTTGCAAGGATGATCATTAGGTCATTTGCAGTCATCACAACCTGGAAGGTGATGTTTGATATtcctagtgtcaccaaaataagtTCAGAAGGACCAAGACTCTTCCCTTTTTCCTTCTGAACAAAATTTACACACAGAATGATACAATTCAAGACAATGCCCAAAATACTGGTAGAACCCAAGATAGCCATAGACACAATGAGAAATAAAGGCAGCATAATCTGTTCCACGGAGACCTGAATTTTAGAACAATGTGAAATAACATTAATGCATACATTGAAATAGTAAAGAAATATGCAACAATAGATGTACTTTTGACAACATTTAAGTGACTGTAAATATGCATTGGCAAACCTGTGACACATGTACCACAAGGGTACACAGAGGTTCACCTCATCATGGGTACTTTGGGTGACGGCACTATAGTAAGGCAACAAAGACTGCCACCTAAGGGCACAACAGTAGCAGGGTGCAGTGTCTGAGGACACTGCAGCCCCCAATTAAAAGAATCACCATAGTAAATGAGAAAAATGATTCCCTTGTGGACAGGTGGTGGAGTGAAGAGTCTGTACCATGTAAATGCAGACCATATTAATTGCTCCCTTAAAGTTTCACCACTCAGTGAGAGAGTCAGCACAGTCACCAGGAATCCCAGTCTGTGTTCAGACTTCCTCACTGAGTGCCAGACCAGAAGGAGTGATTCATATGGTCTGCCTCTGGTGGAGGAGCAAACCTTACAACTTATTACTGGATCACAAGAGAATTGTTATTAAAACCACTGGACCGCCAGGAATTTATTATTAATACCAGTGGGCAACCAGAGATTTATTATTAAACTCCAGTGACCATAAGGAAACtcactttttttgtatttaaatctgAGAGAATTAACATGTTATGTGTTCTATCTTTATAATAAAGACAGTAAGATGGAGACATCCATCAGATAATATATTATAgtagaaatttattttttaaaaacaagcaaaacaaatgtatttagggaaaataaagaaagaatagACTGTGTTGCATTTATGCACAATTATTttgattagaaaaataaataacctTCATTTTTTGTAACTCCTTATTTGTTAATTTTAATACATAGGTAGTTTATTCCGAGTTCAGTGTTTATGGAATCGACTCACTAAACACTtatgggtttattcactacatACCTGGAATCACAGCCGAGAGGGGACATTTTTCTAAATTAGCTATTTTCTTGCCTTTTGCACTTTGATTTTCAAATTGCTATAATCCAGTGTTTAATAAATTATGGAATTATTGCATTATGGAATTATTAAagggcatttcttttttttttttgagttcgGTTTTTAACTCACTATGACACCCTGTAGTGACAGGGACAAAATCATGTAGTGCTTTATTTACAACTAATTTAAAACTATATTCGTAAGCCTGATGCAATTGGGGCATATTTATGCACCTTGACTGTCACACAGACTTAACAGAGTGGTGGATATACACAAACAACTTTTCAATCATGAcatcttcattttttttaaattgttactccaaacaccatgaccagtTTGTTgatctgaagtggttatggtagctggagtctgcatgtgcagAGTTTTGCATTAAAACGCTGAACATACAGACACTAACCCCTCTAGTGCCggaagtgtaactccacctctggcagcatcataGGTGCTTTATTAGTCACTCCTGAATTAGAATTCCAGGttgctaattatttattttgagcTAAATTGGTATCTGAGGTATTGTGGTATCTGATGCAAGCATGCAAAGCATACTTCTCCACCCCAATCCACCCATATCCTCCCCTCAGTCTAGCCTCTCTGACCTCCATCCTCCTCCGGCAAGGGGGAGTAATGTTAGTGGGGGAAAGGTCAGACTGATGTAGAACTTGGCCTTGCCATTGAAAAGTAAGGTAGTTTATAGCTGTTTGATATTTGAAAGGAGGGATAGGGGTGGACCAGCAGGGCAAAAGTGACCAAACTCACTTTTGACcaaacacactgcttttctttagagcaggggtagtcagcctggtccctaccgcccccTAGTGGGctgtttgggatttcaggtgggttctgcagaaaacgcccgGTAGGCCtcgatggccatgggccaaggctggcaggggagatcctttcatctctgctactgacccatgcagagccagccttgctgtaagccctctcgaGCTGGTGATGAGATCAAAGATCTCGCTCATAGGCCCTCTGGCACTTACTTccagaagagggagggaagggcttGGGAGGCTATGTGTTCCTCCCACGAGCAGGCTGGTCGGAGTTTTGCcgtgtgttaccatggcaatgctctgatacagtgctcgcaggaggacaggagagacagcctgcagccggaggagctgcaggctaaagtgaacatgccaccactggaccaccagggcttgcagcattatgtcccccctccctggtaaaaggtaagaagaagggagggagagacattGAGATAAATTTTctcatctcacccacctacacacagcatagacactatgcacacacacacacacacacacacacggaccccttacacacacacacacgcatacacacactgcacccttcacacacacatatcacctctaacacacactgcacacactgcaccccttatacactgagacacattgcccctctgacacacactgcacctcagacacacacactgtcctctCACGCACagcctgcacccctcacatgcacagcaccccccaaacacgcacacactgccccccgccTCCTTCTCATGCAcacaaataggaaaaaaaatagatacatttaaaagtacatgtttaaaaaaattaattgcattccgcaataaaattagttactgcggaAGTGGTGagtggtaaggaaattttaccattaacaaagatacaaaagtaggTGGTAGCTATTAAAAGTCGACTAACCCTGGTTTTGATCTATATaagcagacaggcagacagacagatgcaTGTACATCATGGGGAaggtattttataatatttatacttACTTGAAAAAGCAGATAAGTTAGTTTGAAGCCATCATAATTTCATGGATGTGTCTGATGTTTTCTCATTGCATGCTAGGTGTCTCTTTTAGGCACAATGCCAGCCGAAACACAGTCTGCCATCGGCAACAATTTGTTTAGTTCTATCTGCATAATGAGTTTAACTCACTAACTTCTTTCTGTAAAACAAACCCACAAGTTATATTCAACCCCCAATCACAATGAGACAGCTTTTGTAAATATATTCTCTTATCCTGATGGGATAAACCTATGGCTTGGACTGTTAGTGTGCATTGAATTTAGCTCCTTAGCTCTTATTGATGGTTTGTACTCTTCCTATTTTGATTAATTATGCCAGTGATGCTTTTtttgtaaaaaacatttttaaaacacaaagaaggggataaataaaaaaaaaaaagtctccatTTAGATAATCACCAGTAGCTCAATATAGGACTCGCAGGGCCCAATGAAAAATAGTTTCAGTCACAATGAGACACCTAGGTttcaataattacaattgtttCATAGAGTATATAGAATAATATTTGATTCAATGGACCTCAGTGCTCTTACCTCATATCAACCATACATCTTCTATTGAACCATTGATCATCATGCTAGATGATATCACCACAAGCAgataggggtgcagagtgtgtctcTGTGAGAACTATCAGGTAGGTTGAATGGcttttaaagtttaaaaataaagtcATCTATGCTAAAAAAGGATTTTATATACAAAAGAGTGTACTTTTAAAGCACTTTTCTGCTGTATAGTGGCCTTCTTATAACCTATGCAAACTAGGCTCAGATTGCTTAAAATGCATTTTGTTCTACCTGTTTAGATTAGAATTATAGTGCAATTTTACACTCAAAAGAAATGTTATATGCAattcaaaagcaaacaaacaacatATTTCTGAAATTTTGGCCTATATATTACAACTCACCATAACTTTCTGTTGAGTAAACCAATCTCTGGGTggtttatttggtctttttaaacatctgtatcaTTCAATGCAATACGTATTCGATTAAGAACCATGCAATTCCATGCACTCTAATCATTTGAAGATTCAAGAATACTAGTGTTCGATGATAAAGGAGACTTTGTTGCAATGCAATAGGTTGCAGAAAACCACTCaacaacaaaatatttatttccctcTGCAATATTATATGTCAACTATGCCTGCTTTTCCTCTCATGTCTGATGAAGAGGGCAAGACCACGAAGACCTTTTGTACTGTAACCTGTGTCCCACAAAAGATGAATTTCAGCACATCAGGAAAAATTATAGGTTTGCAAAACTTTATTTCCCAAGAGAATTTTATTTGTTAGTTTTGCATTTTCTTATGTACATATGTCTTTTCCTTAAGGGAAATTTGATTTAGGGTTGCAAGATCCCTGTTGTACTCTGTTTCTACTTAGAGACTTGAAGACTCTCTAAAGATAGTGTCAAAGCTATTTTAATGTTGCTTACTAGCTGATATAATTCTACATGGAGCAAATGACCTTTCATTAAATTATAGAGTTACATGTTTGAACAAAGACCTTAtgctgtatgactgtgtgtagcataattatatagaagaacaattaaaaaaattagtaTAATAAAGCCATCATCGGGTTCAATTTGTGTTTGTGGATGTAATACAAAGCAAAATACGTAAATTTTTAGATTTATTTCAATAGTTTCCATTAAAAGTTTTCAAATACATTTATCATTTGGTGGCAACATATATAGTAATTTGTGTGCACATACTATGGCTGGATGTTTATAAGTTACTCGATTATATTACGGAATACAAGTTATCCCTCTAACCAGGATGCTACCTTCTGGGAACTTTTCTCAATCATTGGAGGCACATCATAAGCTAAAACTAATATAACTGAATACTGGAAAATGAAATCCACTCCTCCCCGAAGTTGTTACTAATTTCTGTAGGAAAAAGAGGATCGAGCTACTTTAATTTTGTATTgctgtatgctaaatatcgtgctagtactggatcggatgttataggaggtgggaacagctggagagtagtgatgtcgcgaacataaaattttcagttcgcgaacggtgaacgcgaacttccgcaaacgttcgcgaaccggcaaactgggcgaaccgccatagacttcaatgggcaggcgaatttgaaaacccacagggactctttctggccacaatagtgatggaaaagttgtttcaaggggactaacacctggactgtggcatgccggaggaggatccatggcaaaactcccatggaaaattacacagttgatgcagagtctggttttaatccataaagggcagaaatcacctaacattcctaaatcacaatggatatggattgacacctgacatatgacatattgacaccttgacatatggattgacacctgtcctcagagaccctgatacacactgacacagagcagaataggggctgttccccctacatagggtcacttggcagatatggattgacacctgtcctcagggaccctgatacacactgacacagagcagaatagggactgttccccctacatagggtcacttggcagatatggattgacacctgtcctcagggaccctgatacacactgacacaaagcagaatagggactgttccccctacatagggtcacttggcagatatggattgacacctaacctaaggatccctgatacacactgacacagagcagaatagggactgttcccccctacatagggtcacttggcagatatggattgacacctgtcctcagggaccctgatacacactgacacagagcagaatagggactgttccccctacatagggtcacttggcagatatggattgacacctgtcctcaaagcccctgatacacactgacacagagcagaatagggactgttcctcctacatagggtcaccatttttagcccaaggcagctcatctcatccgcccttttttagtcgaatgtatcgcccactgtcagtcccttcgggatccatctctcattcatcttaataaaggtgaggtaatctagacttttttgacctaggcgacttctcttctcagtgacaatacctcctgctgcattcAAGGTccattctgacaggacactttaagcggggcaggccagaagttctatagcaaattgggatagctcaggccacaggtcaagcctgcacacccagtaatcaaggggttcatcgctcctcagagtgtcgatatctgctgttaaggcgaggtagtctgctacctgtcggtcgagtcgttctctgagggtggctgttgcgatgcgtaggacttaaaaagctctgcatgtcctccatcaacaacacgtctttaaagcgtcctgtccttgccggcgtggtcgtgggaggaggaggattactttcacctcttcccctgttagattcccgttgtgctgtgacatcacccttatacgctgtgtaaagcatactttttaatttattttgcaaatgctgcatcctttccgacttgttgtaatttggtaacatttcagccactttctgcttataccgggggtctagtagcgtggacacccagtacaggtcgttctccttcagcctttttatacgagggtccctcaacaggcacgacagcatgaaagaccccatttgcacaaggttggatgccgagctactcatttcccgttcctcctcctcagtgatctcaatgaaggtatgttcttccccccagccacgtacaacaccacgggtaccagataggtgacaacgagcaccctgggatgcctgttgtggttggtcttactcctcctcctcctcctcgccacattcctcctctgactcctcttcctcacaatcctcttccagcgttgccgcaggtccagcaagcgatgctgataaggctgtttctggtggtgatggtgaccacaactcttcctcttcacgctcatctacggcctgatccagcacttttcgcagggcacgcttcaggaagaaaacaaatgttatgatgtcgctgatggtgccttcggtgcgactgactaggtttgtcacctcctcaaaaggacgcatgagcctactggCATTgctcatgagcgtccagtaacgtggcaaaaaaattcccagctccccagaggctgtcctagcaccccggtcatacaaatattcattaacggctttttcttgttggagtaggcggtcgaacattaggagtgttgaattccaacgtgtcgggctgtcgcaaatcaagcgcctcactggcatgttgtttcgacgctggatatctgcaaagtgcgccatggccgtgtaggaatgcctgaaatggccacacaccttcctggcctgcttcaggacgtcctgtaagcctgtgtacttatgcacaaagcgctgtacgatcagattacacacatgtgccatgcacggcacatgtgtcaacttgcccaacttcaatgccgccaacaaatttgttccgttgtcacaaaccactttgccgacaTCCAGTTGATGCGGAGTCAGTCACTTttacacctgtgcgttcagggctgaCAGGAGTGCTTgaccggtgtgactctctgctttcaagcaagtcaaacccaagacggcgtgacactgccgtatccgggatgtggaatagtacctggggagctgggggggtgccgttgatgtggagcaagacgcagcagcagaagaggactcagccgaggaggttatggaaggggatggagtaggaggagtagaggaggaggcagcaggcctgcctgcaagtcgtggcggtgtcaccaactcctctgcagagccacgcattccatgctcggcagccgtcagcaggtgtacccaatgcgcagtgtaggtgatatacctgccctgaccatgctttgcagaccaggtatcagtggtcagatggacccttgccccaacactgtgtgccagacatgccattacttccttttgcacaatcgagtacaggttggggattgccttttgtgaaaagaaatttcatccgggtaccttccactgcggtgtcccaatagccacaaatttttttgaacgcctcagactccaccagcttgtatggtaaaagctggcgggctaatagttcagacaagccagctgtcagacgctgggcaagggggtgactttctgacattggcttcttacgctcaaacatgtccttgacagacacctgactgtgggcagatgagcgggaactgctcaaggcgagagacggagtggcggatggttgagagagggcaaggaggacagcagtggttgaagtggctgaagatgctggaccaggaggaggatggcggctttgagtttgtgtgctgcttgtactcatgtgttgatcacataggcgtttgtgatgtgcgatcatgtgcctacgcaaagcagttgtacataggtgggtgttggacttcccacgacttcttttggcacaggttgcaaatggcatcgctgttgtcagaggcagacacacaaaaaaaatgccacactgctgagctctgcaatgacggcattctggtggtggacacagcatgcgttgattggcgtgctgtcgggctgaccacgggtgccgatgcatgctgtctgactgtgccactagctccttgcgacgacctccccctgcttccaactcgtctcctcctcctctctgtctccccatctgaactttcgccctgttcttcttcttgccgagcgggcacacacgtgacatccatggacgcatcgtcatcatcaaccgcttcacttgtatctgacaactcagcaaaggaagcagcagcgggtacaacatcatcatcatcacaccgtacgtccatgtgtgtaatgctgcctgactgagacatatccctgttatctacatcctctggcaataatggttgcgcatcactcatttcttcaaacggatgtgtaaataactcctctgacagataaagtcaagcggctgtggtgctagtgttggtgctggcggcaggcgggtgagtggtatcttgagaggtgcccgaagctaagctggaggaggatggtgcgtcaaggttccgagcggaagctgtagaagattgggtgtcctgtgttagccagttaactatgtcctcagaacttttcaagttcagggtacgtggcctctgaaaattgggtattattctagggcaaaagggaatcacagcaccacgaccacgacggcccctgcggggcggcctgcctctgcctgtcatttttttttcgattagtgataCTAtatgtgcaagctactgtgagaccagatatgagtggcaatgtgcactggcagaggttggcagagtacacgctgtaggcctgacacacccgcttgaagacaagtaactgctattcaatctataacagtgaaaaaagtttttgggttttaaatgcacgctattgtgacaccagatatgaatggcaatgtgcacttacagaggttggcagagtacacgctgtaggcctgacacacccgcttgaagacaagtaactgctattcaatctataacagtgaaaaaaggtttttggttttaaatgcacgctattgtgacaccagatatgagtggcaatgtgcacttgccgaggttggcagagtacacgctgtaggactgacacactcgcttgaagacaagtaactgctattcaatctataacagtgaaaaaagtttttgggttttaaatgcacgctattgtgacaccagatatgagtggcaatgtgcacttgcagaggttggcagagtacacgctgtaggcctgacacacgcttgcagacaagtaccgtatatactcgagtataagccgagtttttcagcacattttttgtgctgaaaaaccccaactcggcttatactcgagtcaattgtctgtattatggcaatttgcattgccataatacagactgggggctgtgggggctgcagagagatgttacttacctttcctgcagctcctgtcagctctctcctcctccgccggtccgttcagctcttctgtcagctcacagtgtaaatctcgcgagagccgtggctctcgcgagatttacactgggagctgaccgaggtgctgaacggaccggcggaggaggagagagctgacaggagctgcaggaaaggtaagtaacatctctctgcagcccccacagccccctcctacacagtgcccatccactggaccaccagggaaggagagcccccctccctggccagctagcaagcagggaggggggacaaaaaaatgtatatatattaataataataaaaaaataaaaataaaaaataataaaataaaaataataataaaataaaaaataataataaaataaaaaaataataataataaaaaaatgtaatgaaacaaaaaaaaattaaaataataattaaaaaataaaaatgcccaccccccaccaaggctctgcatcacactctgcattacacacacacatacacacactgcattcatacacacacactgcattcatacacacacacacacactgcattcatgcacacacactgcattcatacacacacactgcattcatacacacacactgcattcatacacacacaatgcactcatacacacagcattctcatacacacacactgcactcatacacacagcattcatacacacacacacagcattcatacacacacactgcattcatacacacacactgcattcatacacacacactgcactcatacacacactgcactcatacacacactgcactcatacacagcattctcatacacacacactgcactcatacacacagcattctcatacacacacactgcattcatatacacacactgcattcatatacacactgcattctcatacacacacactgcattctcatacacacacactgcattctcatacacacactgcattcattatatacacacactgtaaataaatattcaattaatataattttttaaggatctaattttatttagaaatttaccagcagctgctgcatttcccaccctagtcttatactcgagtcaatacgttttcccagttttttggggtaaaattaggggcctcggcttatattcgggtcggcttatactcgagtatatacggtaactgctattcaatctataacagtgaaaaaaggtttttggttttaaatgcacgcttttgtgacaccagatatgagtggcaatgtgcacttgcagaggttggcagagtacacgctgtaggcctgacacccgctcgaagacaactaactgctattcaatctataacagtggaaaaagttttttggttttaaatgcacgctattgtgacaccagatattagtggcaatgtgcacttgcagagg comes from Pelobates fuscus isolate aPelFus1 chromosome 5, aPelFus1.pri, whole genome shotgun sequence and encodes:
- the LOC134612690 gene encoding taste receptor type 2 member 40-like, which translates into the protein MLPLFLIVSMAILGSTSILGIVLNCIILCVNFVQKEKGKSLGPSELILVTLGISNITFQVVMTANDLMIILASDLYYSDGVCTTIKVLLFIPIFSSFWFTVCLCVYYCLQIVIFTHPFLMRLKMEIATLVPCFLVTSFFVAVIISVPVFWSTYREPVIGNFSSNQTLEMNAPKLSITYLLPTSIIGSSLPLLLVAISNGIILKSLMSASNKLENTSSVQSPHAEARERAARTVGCLLLLYMSFYISELLMFTSLFPPNSPGFCACLMVIYTYSPIQSLILILGSPKLKKVLLGLFQISMMMSKETETIKTIS